Part of the Equus caballus isolate H_3958 breed thoroughbred chromosome 5, TB-T2T, whole genome shotgun sequence genome is shown below.
AGATAGTTATGACACATAACACTGTGCCAGTATGAGATGTCCAATATAACGATCTGATacatgtgtatattgtgaaatgattgacACAATAAAGTGAGTTTtcacatccattacctcacatagttacgGCTATTTGCATGTGTGGTGAAAACCTTGAATAtgtactctcttagtaactttcagaTTTACAACACAGCGTTGCTAACCAGGATCAGCATGCTGTCCAGTACATTCCTATGGCTTATTCATCTTGAAACTGCAAatctgtaccctttgaccactTTCACCCAATTACCATGTTTCCTTACAcacccaccccaacccctgcAGTGCTCTCCTTGGAAACCACCAATCCACTCGTCAGTTCTCTGagttagtttttgctttaaattcaACATACAGGTGACATCAGGCATGATTTGTTTTTCTCGTCTGACAAATTTCACTCAGCAAATTCCCTCCAGGTTcatccttgttgtcacaaatggtaggatttccttatTTGTTACAATGGAACAATATGCCATTATATCTGTCAATCAATCCACCTGtcattctatctatctatctgtcatccaTCTATCtttgtatcacattttctttatcctgtcCTCCACTAATGGAcgctgaggttgtttccatgtcttggctcttgtgagtaatgctgctgtgcaCCCAAGAGTGCAGATGCTCTTCGACGTGGtggtttcctttccttcagaTAGACAGCCAGAAGTTGGTTTGCTGGATGCTATGGTTGTTCTGTTTGTCGTTTTCttaggaacctccatactgttttccctagtggtcATACCAATTTGCAGTCTCACCAACAATGTACAAGAGTCCCCTCTTCTACTCATCCTCGCCGACACTTGTTACCTCTTACCTGTCTGAGAATAGCCACTCTGATGGTGCGAGGTGCtttctcatggtggttttgatttgcattgctcTGGTGATTGGTGATGTTCAGCCCCTTTTcgtttctattgagttgtataagttccaTGCATATTCTGGAAACTAACTTCTGATTGGatcgtggtttgcaaatattttctcccaacttGCAGGCTGCATGTTCATAATGTTACtcgtttcttttgctgtgcagaaactcttctgtgtgtttaattttacttgtttatcTGTTAATTCTTACTTTTGTTGATCGTCCTTTTGGTGTCCTATCcataaaatcattgccaagacaaaTGTGAAGGGGATTTCCCcagtttttttctaggagttttatgatttccagtgttaacatttaaatctttaatccctttggagttaatttttgggaATAATATATGATAGGGGTCCAGCTGTGCtcttttgcatgcagctgtccagTCTTCCGAACACCATATACTAATGTGATCCTCCTTTCCCCATTCTATGCTCTGGGTCCCCTgatcaaagattagttgactgtatatgcttgGCTTGTGCCTGGTCTCTCTATTATGTTCGGGTGGTCCAccgtctgtttttatgccaataccatactttTTGTTTACTGCAACTTCGCAgtttaatttgaaatcaggaagtgtgatggcGCTAGGTGCGTTCCTCTTTCTCatgatttctttggctatttgatgtcttctgtggttccatatgaattttaggattattttttctatttttgtgataAACGTCAATGGAATttgtagggattgcattgaccctgtagattactttgggcagtatgaacattttaatgatattaattcttccaatctttgAACACTGGATGTCTTCCTATTTACTTGAGTCTTCCTCAATTGCTTTCATCCTGTCTTACCGTATCCAAGGTCCAGTTCTTTCACGTCCCTGATTgaatttatccctaaatattttgtttttgatggtaCTGTAAATGGACTTGCTCTTAGTTTCCCTTTAATAGTTTCTTGTAAGTGTATAGAAACACCACTCACTTTTGTTTATTGAATTTGTCACTTTCCTGTCAAGTTGTTTATTAGTTCTGAGAGGTTCTTAGTGAGTTCCTCGGGTTTTCTCTAAGGTTTACATAAGAgatatataagattatgtcactGGCAGGCTGAGaccattttccttttcattgccaaTTAGatcttttcattactttttcttgcctaattgctctgtccgggattttcagtactatgttgaagagtggggagagtgggcacccttgagTTGTTCCTAATCCTAAAGGAAAAGCTTTTTGATTTCACCATCGGGCATGCTATTATCTGTGGGCTtgtcaaatatggcctttattatgttgagctacttTCCGTCTCTACGTAATTCGTGGAGAGTTcctatcatgaaaggatgttgaattttgtgaaatgccttttctgcatccattgagttgatcatatgatttttagcCTTTGTTCTgctaatgtgatatatcacatttattcatttgtgtgtgAGGAGCTTTCCTTGCAGCGCAGGAAACAATGCACATggaccatggtgtatgatctctTTGATGTGCTGtggaattctgtttgctagtatctGAAGGAGTAATGGAGACTGAGCATTATACTCGGAAACAAAAGTAGAAGGCAGAAATTCAAGGGGGCTTGCAGTTGTCATTTCTCTAAGAATATCAGGAATATCCCAGCTTGCTTAATTCGTGCCTCTTTacctctatttctcctttgttgtGTGGTAGTATTGTGATTTGAAGGGACTATATTCTTCAATGATATAAGACTTATAGTAGTACAATGTGAGATAAAACGTTGAGTCATGAGTTggagaaaattttcttctttcatctaaTTTTTCTTATAGTAATGATTCATGGTAAAACTCTTAGCAAATGAGAGACTGGGGGTTTAGGATTGAACCTGGGCTTATCTGACTCTTAAAGTCCATAAAGTGAAGCTCTTTAGGCATGTAGATCAAAGATACACAGATAGAcagttagatagatagattgacAGATCTGTGGTGTTTCTGTGTTTGTGTATTCTGTGTTCTCTATCTCAGGCCTCACATGTTGAAAATTAGGGCAAATTGATTGTTAGATGCCATTCTTTATCTTGTGGCAGCTGTTCATGTATCTGATCTTGAGGAACTCTGAGGGTTGTAGTTTACCTTAGCAACATAAAAAGTGACCCCAGCCTGACTTGTTTGGGGCACCAGATCTGCCATGACTTTGGTGCCTGCGTGGTTATGATTCACAGCATTTACGAGGGTTGTCCTCAGTGGGAGACTTTCCAGATGCAACCAAGAGTGGATTATCTGAAACTGGAATCCCATTTGAGTAGCTAATTCTCAAATTTTGGATGACAGAAATCAGACATTACTCTGAGAATTGATGTTCAGGTGGGGTGTGAAGTTATGGGGAGCGGTAAATAAGCTGCTGAGGAAAGGCGCTCCTCTTGGCACCCTGCAAGAGTCTAGGTGAGCCATTTGGTGATGACAATGTTTTCAGTCATGTGGCCTCAATGTGCTGAAGTGATGGTTCCACCCCTGCCAGGTCACGGCTGAATGACAATCTTTGTCAAAACCTCTTCCTTATGGAGAGCAACAATGACAGTTCTGGGAACCTAACCCATTCAACTGAGGGGATGTGATGCTAGATTGACTTAGGGATCCTTCATGTTCTGTAGCTTCGCTGCTGAGTCTTTCGCAAGTTTCGAgtgtctcctcttcctcctacTCCTCATTTTCCGTTTCCCAGTACAAAACCACATTTCTTGGAAAGCTTCCTGATAATTTGGTCAAGACAATGAGCCTTGAGTCATGTCACTTTAAATGTTGAATACACAGCATTTAGTCATCCCCACTGACTGCAGGAAGGTTTAAAAAACATGTGAAAGGGCGACTCACTAAATACGTTGATGTCATCTCCTGAGTGATGGATATGTACCAAAAAGGACAGGTGAGAGAGAACttgaagcaactcaagtgccctgcaactgaagaatggataaagaagatgtgataaaTATGCcacagatatatatacatacacaaacactcacacacacaacgGACTCCTACTCACCCACAAAAAACCAAAAgcatctcatttgcaacaacatggatctACCCTGAGTGCTtgatgttaagtaaaataaaccagGCAGAgcaaaacaaatactgcatgttTTCACTCACATAGGGAAGATAtgcaaacacatggataaagagaacagattagtggttaccagagggggagggggttgaGGGCTGactgaaaggggtaaaggggcacatatggaTGGCAACGGATTAAATCCAGAGTAGTGgcggtgagcatgatgcagtctataaagAAACTGATGAACAATAAGGTATGCTGGAAATGAcccaatgttataaaccattatggtCTCagtaaaacaattagaaaaaggAGAGGTATACACTGTGGAGGTGAGAGGATAATGTGGCAAGATGAGGGGTCCAGAGGGCttaaggaaaagacagagaaacagcaTGCAAATATACTTAAAACATCATTGTTTTAAAGCCCTAAATCCTGTTTGGAAAGAGAGTGTGAGAAAGCAAATATAGAGGATCAGCCTAAGTCCCtattttctcctgctcttcaGATATTGGTGCTCTGACCCTCTGAATGATGCTAGGTGATGCTGAGGTCCCTGTGGATTCCATGAGGCCCACTTTGGTACAGATATATAAAGGCCACCAGAAGCAGCTTTATGCCCTTGAATTGAAGGAGCAAAGCAGTGAACATAGCATTCTGGTGGTCATCATTTTACTGACTGTTTCTAAGGATAATTATGGGAAGGCCACTGCCACGATCACAGTCCCgtttagaagaagaaaaggagagaagatgagCAAGCCATGGGTCTGAGGGAAATGCAGTGAAGGAAGGACTTGGGTTGAAGAGAAAGGTGTCACCTGGTAGTCGGGCTCTTTTCAACCCAGCACATACAGCAAGATGGCAACCATCTAAAGTGGAACCAAGCAGGCAGCTTTATGATTCAGGAAAGGTGGAAGATAGGAGGGGTCCTCTGCCCCAATGAAGAGATATAGCCTTGGACCACCAGTTAGAGAATCCCCAATGTCTCCCGCTGCCATAAGTCACTGACACTGAGAGCTAAGGCTGGACCTTGTGAGTCATGAGCACCTAATCCAGAGAGGAGATCCTGGTTCAGGAGATTTCCTGTTTCCAGTGTCCCCGTCAGGCCAGTTCTGGATGGATTTGCATTTTGTTTGGGAAATTCTGGGGCAGGCCAGTTTTTGGCAGTTGCACTTTGCCCTGGGCTGGGCGTCAAGCCCTATAAAGAGGTGCTCTGCTGCACGACTGTCATCCTCCTGGTACTCGAGTCCCGACCTCCTTTGGAGAACGTGGTGAGTGTGATTTCTTCCGCTGATCTGTTTTGTGGTGCTCTCAGATATTGAATTTATTCTGGAGTCAGCAAGTTTGTTGAGTCCATAGGTATGATGGTGGGTTTGATGCTACTTAGGTGATGGAAGCTTAGCCTTGGGGCACAATAATATCCTGTCTTGACTTGTGTTTTGGTAGCTAGTTTGACATCCTATATGGAAAAGCAATTCATAGAAAGGTTTGAtgtgaagaagaggaaagaccaaagtatttttctctctgctctgtctcttTGATTTCCCTTTCCTCCCGCTGGGGTTTCCAAGGCTTAGTAGGTATGAGGCCCTCGCATTTTCCTGCTGGCCATTTGCTCTGTACCTAGGTCAACCTATGGGGACCTCAGAAGAGATCCCAATGATAGTAATTGCTTGCGAGTTTTCCCAGGATTTCAGAACTTCTGATGGCCTTTCATGAAGATGTTCTTTTCATTAGGAAAACATGATTTGCTTCTATCAGAgatattttccatgaaaaaattaTGTGAGGAAAGAGAGGGTTTTCTGAGGACTGATGAGGCAATTGGCTAAAGAGGAAGCAGGGTGGTGGAAGGCGCAAAAGAGGGAGTTGAGAGATTAAAGCCCAATCTTGGAAATGGGAGAGGGAACATCTCCTGGTATTCTATCAGCTGTGGTCTCTCTCTGGAGGAGTCCCTACTTGTGAACACtgtctctaatttctttcagctCCGAAGACTCCAGAAAGATGTCTTCTCAACAGCAGCAGTGCAAGCAGCCCTGCCAGCCCCCTCCTGTGTGCCCACCTAAGTGCCCAGAGCCGTGCCCGCCCCCAAAGTGCCCAGAGCTGTACCCACCCCCACAGAGGCAGCAGAAATGCCCTCCTGTGCAACCTCCCCCACCATGCCAGCAGAAGTGCCCACCCAAGAGCAAGTAACAGCTTCAGCATCAACAGGATCTGGAAAAGAGAGGACCATTGGCTCGCCTGCTTCCACAGCTCCACCTTCACCTTCTCTTCTAAGCCTTCATGGTGGCAGAACCGGCTCCTCTAGCCTTCAGCCTGTAAAATGCCTGTGTGACTCCTGACGGCAAAAGGGTTCCTTCCTGAGGCTGTCACGCTGCTCCTCTCCAGGAGGGAGCTGAGGAAGGGCATCCTCAGCTGTGCCAGCATCCCAGAGCTTcaggaggaagagcagcaggGGATGCTCCTGATGTCTTTTGtgtcttttgtttcttccatttcctgAATAAAGTGACATTTCTTGTGATGGGATATTGTCTTTCTCTGAAAACCTGCTCATTGGCTATATCTTATTatcatttggttttctttcttccaagacACAGGTCTCATATTCAGTGTTATCTGAATTTTGGGCCCCTAccaaatattatttcaatctaatatcaaatccattttattttccttaattattCTTTGATGATTTTAGGAACAAAGTATTTAATTCCTTAAGATTTCAATCTCTCTGTTACAAAGTAATGTAAATAAATCCTATTTACATTACCAACTTTTCTTAGGCTTGAGATTGAGTGGTAATTTAGTTgtcacaatgcctggcacatctTAGCACTCGGTAAGGCATTAGGTCCTCCTTGTCTACATTATCATCAACAACCTCATGACCACCCTCACCATCACCACACCCTTCACATTTGTTGCAGCTGCAATGTACAAAGTCCAAAATACAGAACCAGGATAGGAAACAAGAAGATTCCAAACTGTATTACTCTCTCATATTctgttgttctctttcttttgtgattcactttatttctttttgtgatgttacagatgaagaacttTTGGGGAGTAGCAGAGTATTCTGCATAAAATCATTGTAGTTCTGCACTTGTGGGGAGCCCAGAAGGAAGGGAAGTAATCAGGCTCCCTACAAGGGAAAGGACTGCCTCCTCTCCACGTGACCCACCTGCTCCTCTTATTCCAACAAAGCACCAACATTCAGAGTCCTCACATGTGTCTTCACCATGAAATTCTTCTCTTGAAGGCTCTACCTCCATGTAAGAAGGATATTGAGGTTAACatgtttatttaaatttgcaAATTTACTCTTGTCATGCAGCTTGTTTTCTAAGTGCTGAGCCTACTAGTCATGTAAGTTGCAGAAAGAGTAATGGGTTCTTTAAGTATATTCTTTCTGTGGTCATAAGAGTCCACACATGCAAGAGTTAGTTGTgatcacacactcacacacacacaacaccctAATAAATAAAGTGTTAATTTTAAAGCAACAAAGTCTCCCTATTAAATCATAGTATACTTAGTCCTATTAAATATTAAGAGGGTCATCCTCTTCCTACGTTCTCCACTCAGGAAGCTGGAAGTAACTGACTCCAGTATGATGGAGCTGCAAATCGAAGGAGAGTCCCAGATTACCGCTCAACCCTCATCAGATTGTGACATGACTGAAAAATAAACACTGTTATTTGAGGTGGTTTCTACTGTAGCTAGTGTTATTTGTTCTCATACATACATTGGTTGTGAAGTGCAGTGGTACCCCAGGAAATCTCAATTGTGTGGCATAGGGTTAGGACTCTGCAGATGGTTCACAAGGAAACTAATACTGGAAACCACAAATATGGTTACACATCTTATTCAATggcaaatatttgctaaaatggAAACTTGGTAGTGAGTCCAAATGttggttattttttgtcttcagcAAAGTATTTCAACAGACATATGTTCATGAAATCATTGTCTAGTTTGCAAggcaaaaatgaaaagataaaaatagagccCCGAAATTCAAAGTCTGGTAGAATTAGAAGAGCTAGTGCTTGTGAGCCCCATAAAGTGAGAGATGGGAGGAGAAATGGTTTTTAACTTTAAGTTCACTCTCATTTGACTGGAACAACACAGAAAACAGATGGAAGTGTGTTGTCTTTCGACTTGTTGCATCAGATAGTCTCAGTAGCTCCATTGGGTTTCGAGAAAGGCAGTaatgttacaggctcttaacatcagccctgatatcagttcccccacattgaacccagcgtatatggggttaaaactaaaacccaccaccccctttcctgcttctctagcttcactcatatgtaaatacctgtttctttaaacttggactccttgagctttacaactaaatgggagttacaaattgctaaaagcccaggtggcctggagttggaggcacactaaagtttagctaatcatgtgtccttgaagtttgccaggaaagccgctgtctcaagaatatcaaggagtgGAGGCTTCGCAGACCTCCACTCCTTGACTCCCGGCGCCGGAACCCACCTCAaacaggaagaagagacaaaGGTGAAGCatgcccacctgccatcctcctgtCTCACCATCCCCCCGGCCtggctgcaagcagcctctcaaggccaaaggcaggctggtggaaaagcaccgagctgcacaagctacatgttccccctcccctccccaaaccccaaataaaaatccctacccattgctcatcggggagctagcaatttttgaggcatgagcccttgctttgctccctgtgcctgtcatagtaaaaacctttcctctccgctcaagactctgttcttgttatttggattggcatcgggttcgGGGACCAAACTTTCGGTTACAGTAAAATCAATCAGGCCTGAGAATGACTTCTAGGAAAGGGCCTGAGTGTGGTTACTAAATCATAGAAACGACTGGAGGAATGACGTGTATCAGATACCTAGTAAGTCTTTGAGGGAATTGATGACTAAACAAACTAGAGTTCAGACTAAAAGACTGATTTTTCAAGAATAGAAAAACTTTCCAGCCCTCCTTTCTGCACTTTCCACACCACCTATTTCTGATGTGGTCAATGCAGGCAGCCAAAGAGGAATAACCCCTGGGCGATGGATGCAAGGGCCACAGAGAATGCTGGATGAGGGATTCTCTCCCAGAGAATAGGATCAGAACCTAATCAATGCAAGAtggagaaggaaggcagagatTCTCcaactttctttcccttttgtatGATGGTtattctctttcatcttttcctcCAGCTTTAGTGAGgaataattgagaaataaaactgtgtatatttaaagtatacaataaGATGATTTAACATACTTAtactttgtgaaatgattactacaatcagGTTAATTAACATCTCCATTACCTCACAGAGTTAAGTTTCTttgtttgtgtgtgggtgtgtgatgagaATGCTTAaggtttactctcttagcaaatatCAAGTACCCAACACAGTATTATAAA
Proteins encoded:
- the LOC106783196 gene encoding small proline-rich protein 2I, encoding MSSQQQQCKQPCQPPPVCPPKCPEPCPPPKCPELYPPPQRQQKCPPVQPPPPCQQKCPPKSK